One genomic region from Drosophila subpulchrella strain 33 F10 #4 breed RU33 chromosome 2R, RU_Dsub_v1.1 Primary Assembly, whole genome shotgun sequence encodes:
- the LOC119551505 gene encoding zinc finger protein 37 isoform X11 produces the protein MCAAQNPPPFGYTWGFADNGNRATESVLEISPNINYTVSGESMPYLLSTDGSLAVQKDVKGLAGGKNNVVRRMFVVNDPSFPPGTQRVITAGGGSTVVKKQDPNQQVLSLDKNYLLVDPATAAAAAAAAGGDPGLAHHHTLTNGSIVDAKTGQTVLTAGSAAAKSHFSSIGALHLTQEECNEILIKRAIAAGHHQTHTITDGSHHHASGGTPSDILPGISVQVQKVIQGLEDNEDSQGEAPNLKLEPGTLELSPKTELQESMHFSETDATIKKERPYSCDECGKSFLLKHHLTTHARVHTGERPHICTHCGKSFAHKHCLNTHLLLHSTERPYQCQECKKSFTLKHHLLTHSRVHSRERPFVCQECGRAFPLKRHLVTHSKFHAGERPYVCEECGESFAQENHLIMHSRFHGSLNPFVCAECGASFPRKFQLVNHGRIHGKIPHSCTVCGKEFLQKRTLVSHMRRVHTGEQAHPCVSCGEGFLTKAELHQHVRTAHNGVNPNTSSATIIANQQQLQQAHHHQAGQQTHPQTITVVSNPGNSTLLTVSTTDANGVARPQFVCRECGSAFNSREALALHLRLHTGDKSLMTDLCALTAALPGHFLSTASLNPGTVVTANPNLVGQSPVPVQIISSTGQVMSQTTLVQAANSTHPQAVVTAVPTMPVHSQQQHLQHVAQQQQQQQQQQQQQQQQHVVSVAPANKPKSHFCASCGKGFAAKHGLMQHNRRHPNGGCTVRTHVCECGKAFFQKNHLMLHQRQHLETKPAISQQQVC, from the exons ATGTGCGCCGCCCAGAATCCGCCGCCCTTCGGCTATACCTGGGGTTTTGCTGACAACGGCAACCGCGCCACCGAATCGGTACTGGAGATATCGCCGAACATCAACTACACGGTCAGCGGGGAGTCG ATGCCCTATCTGCTATCGACGGATGGATCATTGGCTGTTCAAAAGGACGTTAAGGGCCTCGCTGGCGGCAAAAATAATGTCGTACGTCGCATGTTTGTCGTAAACGATCCATCGTTTCCGCCTGGAACACAGAG AGTTATCACCGCCGGAGGAGGATCGACGGTGGTCAAGAAGCAGGATCCCAATCAGCAGGTTCTGAGCCTCGACAAGAACT atcTGCTGGTGGATCCGGCCACGGCCGCAGCAGCTGCAGCCGCTGCTGGTGGGGATCCGGGGCTCGCCCACCACCACACGTTGACCAACGGCAGCATCGTTGATGCCAAGACCGGACAGACGGTGCTAACCGCCGGCTCTGCGGCGGCCAAGTCGCACTTCAGCTCGATCGGAGCACTGCATCTCACGCAAGAGGAGTGCAACGAGATCCTGATCAAGCGCGCCATCGCTGCCGGCCACCATCAGACGCACACGATCACAGACGGATCCCATCACCATGCGTCCGGCGGGACACCAA GTGACATACTTCCTGGTATTTCAGTTCAAGTACAGAAAGTAATACAAGGACTGGAGGATAACGAGGACTCGCAGGGCGAAGCACCCAACTTAAAGTTGGAGCCTGGCACATTAGAGTTGTCCCCGAAGACCGAACTACAGGAATCAATGCATTTCAGCGAA ACGGACGCCACCATCAAGAAGGAACGCCCGTACAGTTGCGACGAGTGCGGCAAGTCCTTTCTGCTCAAGCATCATCTGACAACCCACGCACGCGTGCACACAG GTGAACGCCCACACATCTGCACCCACTGCGGCAAGAGCTTCGCGCACAAGCACTGTCTCAACACTCACCTGCTTCTTCACTCCACGGAGCGACCCTATCAGTGCCAGGAGTGCAAGAAGAGCTTCACCCTCAAGCATCATCTGCTGACCCACTCGCGTGTCCACAGCCGCGAGCGACCGTTCGTCTGCCAGGAGTGCGGACGTGCCTTTCCGCTAAAGCGACACCTGGTCACGCACAGCAAGTTCCACGCCGGCGAGCGACCCTATGTCTGCGAGGAATGCGGTGAGAGCTTTGCCCAGGAGAACCACCTGATTATGCACTCGCG CTTCCATGGTTCATTGAATCCATTTGTTTGTGCCGAATGCGGAGCTTCGTTTCCACGCAAGTTCCAACTGGTTAACCACGGACGTATTCACGGCAAAATCCCCCACTCGTGCACTGTGTGCGGCAAAGAGTTTCTACAGAAGCGAACGCTGGTTTCCCACATGAG GCGCGTACATACTGGTGAGCAGGCGCATCCCTGCGTCAGCTGCGGCGAGGGATTCCTCACCAAGGCCGAGCTGCATCAGCATGTGAGGACGGCGCACAATGGCGTCAATCCAAACACGAGCAGTGCCACCATCATAGCCAATCAGCAG CAGCTGCAACAGGCCCACCATCATCAGGCCGGTCAACAGACGCATCCGCAGACCATAACCGTGGTGAGCAACCCGGGTAACTCCACGTTGCTAACTGTCTCCACCACGGATGCCAATGGCGTGGCACGTCCGCAGTTTGTGTGCCG CGAGTGCGGCAGCGCTTTTAATAGCCGAGAGGCCTTGGCACTTCACTTGCGCCTTCACACTGGCGACAAGAGCCTGATGACAGATCTGTGTGCCTTGACGGCCGCGCTGCCCGGACACTTTTTAAGCACGGCCAGCCTTAATCCGGGCACCGTGGTCACGGCCAACCCGAATCTGGTGGGCCAGAGCCCAGTGCCTGTGCAGATCATATCGTCCACCGGTCAGGTTATGTCGCAGACCACACTGGTGCAGGCCGCCAACTCGACCCATCCCCAGGCTGTGGTCACCGCAGTGCCCACCATGCCCGTGCAcagccagcagcagcatctgCAGCACGTggcacagcagcagcagcaacagcaacaacaacagcagcaacagcagcagcagcacgtCGTTTCCGTTGCGCCGGCCAACAAGCCGAAGTCGCATTTCTGCGCCAGCTGCGGCAAGGGATTCGCCGCCAAACACGGACTCATGCAGCACAATCGGCGGCACCCGAACGGCGGATGCACGGTGCGCACCCACGTGTGCGAGTGCGGCAAGGCGTTCTTCCAGAAGAACCACCTGATGCTGCACCAGCGTCAGCATCTAGAGACGAAGCCAGCCATATCGCAGCAACAGGTATGCTAG
- the LOC119551505 gene encoding zinc finger protein 665 isoform X10 — translation MCAAQNPPPFGYTWGFADNGNRATESVLEISPNINYTVSGESMPYLLSTDGSLAVQKDVKGLAGGKNNVVRRMFVVNDPSFPPGTQRVITAGGGSTVVKKQDPNQQVLSLDKNYLLVDPATAAAAAAAAGGDPGLAHHHTLTNGSIVDAKTGQTVLTAGSAAAKSHFSSIGALHLTQEECNEILIKRAIAAGHHQTHTITDGSHHHASGGTPSFCSVGGATTLLGDILPGISVQVQKVIQGLEDNEDSQGEAPNLKLEPGTLELSPKTELQESMHFSETDATIKKERPYSCDECGKSFLLKHHLTTHARVHTGGERPHICTHCGKSFAHKHCLNTHLLLHSTERPYQCQECKKSFTLKHHLLTHSRVHSRERPFVCQECGRAFPLKRHLVTHSKFHAGERPYVCEECGESFAQENHLIMHSRFHGSLNPFVCAECGASFPRKFQLVNHGRIHGKIPHSCTVCGKEFLQKRTLVSHMRRVHTGEQAHPCVSCGEGFLTKAELHQHVRTAHNGVNPNTSSATIIANQQQLQQAHHHQAGQQTHPQTITVVSNPGNSTLLTVSTTDANGVARPQFVCRECGSAFNSREALALHLRLHTGDKSLMTDLCALTAALPGHFLSTASLNPGTVVTANPNLVGQSPVPVQIISSTGQVMSQTTLVQAANSTHPQAVVTAVPTMPVHSQQQHLQHVAQQQQQQQQQQQQQQQQHVVSVAPANKPKSHFCASCGKGFAAKHGLMQHNRRHPNGGCTVRTHVCECGKAFFQKNHLMLHQRQHLETKPAISQQQVC, via the exons ATGTGCGCCGCCCAGAATCCGCCGCCCTTCGGCTATACCTGGGGTTTTGCTGACAACGGCAACCGCGCCACCGAATCGGTACTGGAGATATCGCCGAACATCAACTACACGGTCAGCGGGGAGTCG ATGCCCTATCTGCTATCGACGGATGGATCATTGGCTGTTCAAAAGGACGTTAAGGGCCTCGCTGGCGGCAAAAATAATGTCGTACGTCGCATGTTTGTCGTAAACGATCCATCGTTTCCGCCTGGAACACAGAG AGTTATCACCGCCGGAGGAGGATCGACGGTGGTCAAGAAGCAGGATCCCAATCAGCAGGTTCTGAGCCTCGACAAGAACT atcTGCTGGTGGATCCGGCCACGGCCGCAGCAGCTGCAGCCGCTGCTGGTGGGGATCCGGGGCTCGCCCACCACCACACGTTGACCAACGGCAGCATCGTTGATGCCAAGACCGGACAGACGGTGCTAACCGCCGGCTCTGCGGCGGCCAAGTCGCACTTCAGCTCGATCGGAGCACTGCATCTCACGCAAGAGGAGTGCAACGAGATCCTGATCAAGCGCGCCATCGCTGCCGGCCACCATCAGACGCACACGATCACAGACGGATCCCATCACCATGCGTCCGGCGGGACACCAA GCTTTTGTTCCGTTGGCGGTGCAACAACACTCTTAGGTGACATACTTCCTGGTATTTCAGTTCAAGTACAGAAAGTAATACAAGGACTGGAGGATAACGAGGACTCGCAGGGCGAAGCACCCAACTTAAAGTTGGAGCCTGGCACATTAGAGTTGTCCCCGAAGACCGAACTACAGGAATCAATGCATTTCAGCGAA ACGGACGCCACCATCAAGAAGGAACGCCCGTACAGTTGCGACGAGTGCGGCAAGTCCTTTCTGCTCAAGCATCATCTGACAACCCACGCACGCGTGCACACAGGTG GTGAACGCCCACACATCTGCACCCACTGCGGCAAGAGCTTCGCGCACAAGCACTGTCTCAACACTCACCTGCTTCTTCACTCCACGGAGCGACCCTATCAGTGCCAGGAGTGCAAGAAGAGCTTCACCCTCAAGCATCATCTGCTGACCCACTCGCGTGTCCACAGCCGCGAGCGACCGTTCGTCTGCCAGGAGTGCGGACGTGCCTTTCCGCTAAAGCGACACCTGGTCACGCACAGCAAGTTCCACGCCGGCGAGCGACCCTATGTCTGCGAGGAATGCGGTGAGAGCTTTGCCCAGGAGAACCACCTGATTATGCACTCGCG CTTCCATGGTTCATTGAATCCATTTGTTTGTGCCGAATGCGGAGCTTCGTTTCCACGCAAGTTCCAACTGGTTAACCACGGACGTATTCACGGCAAAATCCCCCACTCGTGCACTGTGTGCGGCAAAGAGTTTCTACAGAAGCGAACGCTGGTTTCCCACATGAG GCGCGTACATACTGGTGAGCAGGCGCATCCCTGCGTCAGCTGCGGCGAGGGATTCCTCACCAAGGCCGAGCTGCATCAGCATGTGAGGACGGCGCACAATGGCGTCAATCCAAACACGAGCAGTGCCACCATCATAGCCAATCAGCAG CAGCTGCAACAGGCCCACCATCATCAGGCCGGTCAACAGACGCATCCGCAGACCATAACCGTGGTGAGCAACCCGGGTAACTCCACGTTGCTAACTGTCTCCACCACGGATGCCAATGGCGTGGCACGTCCGCAGTTTGTGTGCCG CGAGTGCGGCAGCGCTTTTAATAGCCGAGAGGCCTTGGCACTTCACTTGCGCCTTCACACTGGCGACAAGAGCCTGATGACAGATCTGTGTGCCTTGACGGCCGCGCTGCCCGGACACTTTTTAAGCACGGCCAGCCTTAATCCGGGCACCGTGGTCACGGCCAACCCGAATCTGGTGGGCCAGAGCCCAGTGCCTGTGCAGATCATATCGTCCACCGGTCAGGTTATGTCGCAGACCACACTGGTGCAGGCCGCCAACTCGACCCATCCCCAGGCTGTGGTCACCGCAGTGCCCACCATGCCCGTGCAcagccagcagcagcatctgCAGCACGTggcacagcagcagcagcaacagcaacaacaacagcagcaacagcagcagcagcacgtCGTTTCCGTTGCGCCGGCCAACAAGCCGAAGTCGCATTTCTGCGCCAGCTGCGGCAAGGGATTCGCCGCCAAACACGGACTCATGCAGCACAATCGGCGGCACCCGAACGGCGGATGCACGGTGCGCACCCACGTGTGCGAGTGCGGCAAGGCGTTCTTCCAGAAGAACCACCTGATGCTGCACCAGCGTCAGCATCTAGAGACGAAGCCAGCCATATCGCAGCAACAGGTATGCTAG
- the LOC119551505 gene encoding zinc finger protein 665 isoform X15 — MCAAQNPPPFGYTWGFADNGNRATESVLEISPNINYTVSGESMPYLLSTDGSLAVQKDVKGLAGGKNNVVRRMFVVNDPSFPPGTQRVITAGGGSTVVKKQDPNQQVLSLDKNCDILPGISVQVQKVIQGLEDNEDSQGEAPNLKLEPGTLELSPKTELQESMHFSETDATIKKERPYSCDECGKSFLLKHHLTTHARVHTGERPHICTHCGKSFAHKHCLNTHLLLHSTERPYQCQECKKSFTLKHHLLTHSRVHSRERPFVCQECGRAFPLKRHLVTHSKFHAGERPYVCEECGESFAQENHLIMHSRFHGSLNPFVCAECGASFPRKFQLVNHGRIHGKIPHSCTVCGKEFLQKRTLVSHMRRVHTGEQAHPCVSCGEGFLTKAELHQHVRTAHNGVNPNTSSATIIANQQLQQAHHHQAGQQTHPQTITVVSNPGNSTLLTVSTTDANGVARPQFVCRECGSAFNSREALALHLRLHTGDKSLMTDLCALTAALPGHFLSTASLNPGTVVTANPNLVGQSPVPVQIISSTGQVMSQTTLVQAANSTHPQAVVTAVPTMPVHSQQQHLQHVAQQQQQQQQQQQQQQQQHVVSVAPANKPKSHFCASCGKGFAAKHGLMQHNRRHPNGGCTVRTHVCECGKAFFQKNHLMLHQRQHLETKPAISQQQVC, encoded by the exons ATGTGCGCCGCCCAGAATCCGCCGCCCTTCGGCTATACCTGGGGTTTTGCTGACAACGGCAACCGCGCCACCGAATCGGTACTGGAGATATCGCCGAACATCAACTACACGGTCAGCGGGGAGTCG ATGCCCTATCTGCTATCGACGGATGGATCATTGGCTGTTCAAAAGGACGTTAAGGGCCTCGCTGGCGGCAAAAATAATGTCGTACGTCGCATGTTTGTCGTAAACGATCCATCGTTTCCGCCTGGAACACAGAG AGTTATCACCGCCGGAGGAGGATCGACGGTGGTCAAGAAGCAGGATCCCAATCAGCAGGTTCTGAGCCTCGACAAGAACT GTGACATACTTCCTGGTATTTCAGTTCAAGTACAGAAAGTAATACAAGGACTGGAGGATAACGAGGACTCGCAGGGCGAAGCACCCAACTTAAAGTTGGAGCCTGGCACATTAGAGTTGTCCCCGAAGACCGAACTACAGGAATCAATGCATTTCAGCGAA ACGGACGCCACCATCAAGAAGGAACGCCCGTACAGTTGCGACGAGTGCGGCAAGTCCTTTCTGCTCAAGCATCATCTGACAACCCACGCACGCGTGCACACAG GTGAACGCCCACACATCTGCACCCACTGCGGCAAGAGCTTCGCGCACAAGCACTGTCTCAACACTCACCTGCTTCTTCACTCCACGGAGCGACCCTATCAGTGCCAGGAGTGCAAGAAGAGCTTCACCCTCAAGCATCATCTGCTGACCCACTCGCGTGTCCACAGCCGCGAGCGACCGTTCGTCTGCCAGGAGTGCGGACGTGCCTTTCCGCTAAAGCGACACCTGGTCACGCACAGCAAGTTCCACGCCGGCGAGCGACCCTATGTCTGCGAGGAATGCGGTGAGAGCTTTGCCCAGGAGAACCACCTGATTATGCACTCGCG CTTCCATGGTTCATTGAATCCATTTGTTTGTGCCGAATGCGGAGCTTCGTTTCCACGCAAGTTCCAACTGGTTAACCACGGACGTATTCACGGCAAAATCCCCCACTCGTGCACTGTGTGCGGCAAAGAGTTTCTACAGAAGCGAACGCTGGTTTCCCACATGAG GCGCGTACATACTGGTGAGCAGGCGCATCCCTGCGTCAGCTGCGGCGAGGGATTCCTCACCAAGGCCGAGCTGCATCAGCATGTGAGGACGGCGCACAATGGCGTCAATCCAAACACGAGCAGTGCCACCATCATAGCCAATCAGCAG CTGCAACAGGCCCACCATCATCAGGCCGGTCAACAGACGCATCCGCAGACCATAACCGTGGTGAGCAACCCGGGTAACTCCACGTTGCTAACTGTCTCCACCACGGATGCCAATGGCGTGGCACGTCCGCAGTTTGTGTGCCG CGAGTGCGGCAGCGCTTTTAATAGCCGAGAGGCCTTGGCACTTCACTTGCGCCTTCACACTGGCGACAAGAGCCTGATGACAGATCTGTGTGCCTTGACGGCCGCGCTGCCCGGACACTTTTTAAGCACGGCCAGCCTTAATCCGGGCACCGTGGTCACGGCCAACCCGAATCTGGTGGGCCAGAGCCCAGTGCCTGTGCAGATCATATCGTCCACCGGTCAGGTTATGTCGCAGACCACACTGGTGCAGGCCGCCAACTCGACCCATCCCCAGGCTGTGGTCACCGCAGTGCCCACCATGCCCGTGCAcagccagcagcagcatctgCAGCACGTggcacagcagcagcagcaacagcaacaacaacagcagcaacagcagcagcagcacgtCGTTTCCGTTGCGCCGGCCAACAAGCCGAAGTCGCATTTCTGCGCCAGCTGCGGCAAGGGATTCGCCGCCAAACACGGACTCATGCAGCACAATCGGCGGCACCCGAACGGCGGATGCACGGTGCGCACCCACGTGTGCGAGTGCGGCAAGGCGTTCTTCCAGAAGAACCACCTGATGCTGCACCAGCGTCAGCATCTAGAGACGAAGCCAGCCATATCGCAGCAACAGGTATGCTAG